The following proteins are encoded in a genomic region of Primulina huaijiensis isolate GDHJ02 chromosome 3, ASM1229523v2, whole genome shotgun sequence:
- the LOC140972946 gene encoding uncharacterized protein produces the protein MELSFTQGRWNYERWGGYDPISSSKAKPPGVELWAEFDVPQYQVDESWKNLTHALSGLFCASINFLEHSTAYFAPQWSFRSLSGKLRYGTLPREAVCTENLTPWLKLLPCRDKAGLSALMNRPSIYRGYYHSQRLHLTSDEFDVSTSNSGIMLEQTLTVVLQPSTLGAGVSFSDKLSQPSWSLSSLFGRKVHGKCSLSKSSNVYIQFEQNLVSELKKLLEQSEESDKEIIIHEGFLKNSGCEMLHSPKRVIKEIENLAREGSILYEFPVDGYDESEPLDLGLRWKIPVIWSCQQAPLHASRFLLGSGNERGAIAILLKSTGSNYGEKTYYNEKECWMRVEIFQLVPWYVKVYYHTLQFFMDGVLQSTSDNIENIRISPSEDKVSPGVMEMVLRLPCGVKTAALTLEFDKGFLHIDEYPPDANQGFDIPSAIVNFADFQANISFYGGYSKKIPILAKLQERYPILSYTEVLLVPLTTPDFSMPYNVITITCTIFALYFGSLLNALRRRVGEEERLLKSNAAKKAGPLTLMLSKIYAKLRGRQWEPPKSSSSSTGSSTKFKLIAKVVLVAGLAVAWHYYSE, from the exons ATGGAGTTATCATTCACACAAGGTCGGTGGAACTATGAGCGCTGGGGCGGATATGACCCCATCTCAAGCAGCAAAGCGAAGCCTCCTGGGGTTGAATTATGGGCTGAGTTTGATGTTCCTCAATACCAGGTTGACGAGTCCTGGAAAAATCTAACCCATGCTCTTTCAGGACTCTTTTGTGCTTCAATCAATTTCCTGGAGCATTCAACTGCATATTTTGCACCTCAGTGGAGCTTTCGCTCCTTATCAGGCAAATTGCGTTATGGTACATTACCCCGTGAAGCAGTTTGCACTGAGAATCTCACTCCTTGGTTGAAGTTGCTTCCTTGCCGAGACAAAGCTGGGCTTTCTGCATTGATGAACCGTCCTTCAATATATAGGGGTTATTATCATTCTCAACGCCTGCATTTGACATCAGATGAATTCGACGTGTCTACGTCGAATTCTGGGATAATGCTCGAACAAACACTGACAGTCGTTCTTCAACCAAGCACTTTGGGAGCTGGAGTTTCTTTTTCTGACAAGTTATCACAACCAAGTTGGTCTCTGAGCTCATTATTTGGCAGGAAAGTTCATGGAAAATGTTCTCTTTCCAAGTCCAGCAATGTGTACATTCAATTTGAGCAGAATCTAGTGTCTGAACTCAAGAAACTATTGGAGCAAAGTGAAGAGTCAGATAAAGAAATTATTATTCACGAGGGTTTTCTGAAAAACTCTGGATGTGAGATGTTGCATTCTCCCAAAAGGGTTATAAAAGAAATAGAGAATTTGGCGAGAGAGGGTTCTATCCTCTATGAATTTCCAGTTGATGGATATGATGAATCTGAACCACTAGATTTGGGATTGAGATGGAAAATTCCAGTCATCTGGTCGTGCCAACAGGCACCTTTACATGCTAGCAGATTTTTATTGGGAAGTGGGAACGAAAGGGGTGCTATAGCCATCCTATTGAAGTCTACTGGGAGCAATTATGGGGAAAAAACCTATTATAATGAGAAAGAATGCTGGATGAGAGTTGAAATTTTCCAATTGGTTCCTTGGTATGTCAAGGTTTATTATCATACTCTGCAATTTTTCATGGATGGAGTACTTCAATCTACATCAGATAACATAGAGAACATACGTATTTCACCTTCTGAAGACAAGGTTTCTCCTGGAGTAATGGAAATGGTCTTGAGACTACCTTGTGGAGTGAAAACAGCTGCATTGACTCTAGAGTTTGATAAG GGATTTCTGCATATTGATGAATATCCTCCAGATGCTAACCAGGGCTTTGACATTCCATCAGCTATAGTGAACTTTGCTGACTTTCAAGCAAATATAAGCTTTTATGGTGGATACTCAAAGAAAATACCCATATTAGCCAAGTTACAG GAAAGATATCCCATTCTTTCTTACACGGAAGTACTTCTTGTGCCTTTGACAACTCCTGATTTTAGCATGCCTTACAATGTTATCACTATTACGTGTACCATTTTTGCTTTATACTTTGGATCGTTGCTCAATGCACTGCGAAGACGCGTCGGTGAGGAAGAAAGGCTTCTAAAAAGCAATG CGGCAAAGAAGGCAGGCCCATTGACGTTGATGCTATCAAAAATATATGCTAAGTTGCGGGGAAGGCAATGGGAACCACCAAAATCTTCGTCATCATCTACAGGATCAAGCACAAAATTTAAGCTGATTGCAAAAG
- the LOC140972055 gene encoding xyloglucan endotransglucosylase/hydrolase protein 2-like — protein MNSYYNSSTTSLAVLALVMCGVLVINVGAKDIKFDANYVVRWGNGHVFTINQGREVQLSLDKYSGAGFGSKLSYGSGFFHMKIKLPGKNSAGVVTAFYLTSTGKNHDELDLEFLGNRQGKPITLQTNVFVNGQGNREQRTLLWFDPTADFHSYKILWNQYQIVFYVDEIPIRVFKNNTNIGVMYPTQGMHLEASLWDGDSWATDGGQTKTNWSNSPFTANFQGFNIVGCPATSTSAHCYSSKYYWWNHKKFWTLDHHQRKAYEHVRKKYMNYDYCADRPRYPKPPPECARPY, from the exons ATGAATTCTTATTACAACTCGAGTACTACTTCTCTTGCAGTGCTTGCTCTGGTAATGTGTGGCGTGCTGGTGATTAATGTTGGAGCCAAAGACATAAAGTTCGATGCCAACTACGTTGTTAGATGGGGAAATGGCCATGTTTTTACCATCAACCAAGGAAGAGAAGTTCAGCTTTCGCTCGATAAATATTCCG gGGCGGGATTTGGATCCAAGCTAAGCTACGGATCAGGATTCTTTCACATGAAGATCAAGCTGCCTGGCAAGAACTCTGCTGGAGTTGTTACGGCCTTCTAC CTGACTTCAACTGGGAAGAATCATGACGAACTTGACTTGGAATTCTTGGGCAATAGACAAGGTAAACCTATCACACTACAGACCAATGTGTTCGTCAATGGCCAAGGAAATCGAGAACAACGAACCCTTCTCTGGTTCGATCCCACCGCAGATTTTCATTCTTACAAGATACTCTGGAACCAATACCAAATAGT TTTCTATGTGGATGAAATCCCGATTAGGGTATTCAAGAACAACACGAATATTGGTGTAATGTACCCAACACAAGGCATGCACTTAGAAGCCAGCCTGTGGGATGGAGATAGCTGGGCAACAGATGGAGGACAAACCAAGACTAACTGGTCCAATTCACCATTCACAGCCAATTTCCAGGGCTTCAACATCGTTGGATGCCCAGCAACTTCGACTTCAGCTCATTGCTATTCATCTAAATACTACTGGTGGAATCACAAGAAATTCTGGACCTTAGATCACCATCAGAGAAAGGCATACGAACATGTCAGGAAAAAATACATGAATTATGATTATTGCGCTGATAGGCCGAGGTATCCTAAACCTCCTCCTGAGTGCGCTCGACCATATTAG